In Rutidosis leptorrhynchoides isolate AG116_Rl617_1_P2 chromosome 2, CSIRO_AGI_Rlap_v1, whole genome shotgun sequence, one genomic interval encodes:
- the LOC139890877 gene encoding L-type lectin-domain containing receptor kinase IX.1-like yields MASLRTHLITYFHFLLITCVTSLTFNLTNIGPHNQNQEIDIEGDGAYISDGGIQLTPDRIVPNRSEKAGRATYFKHLHLWDNRSDELASFSTNFTFVIDSNKSASYGDGLTFFLAQNNSVLTGGRAMGLPVTAPTTATRVRFVAVEFDTSWDSWDPRDSNNSAIGDHVGISKSSLESIRSKKWLSNVTGGGVCQAWITYDSVSKNLSVSFTGFQNNTVVRQNGLVYTVDLRNELPEWVMIGFSAATGSQFQSNTIRSWTFDSSDLKIDENNGLTPDPGPDPVNGKNSKAGLIIGISVAFTFLVVLVSVLWRKNVKKKKKKNREVEKDENAFEVEMNNEFEMGTGPKRFSYHELAESTGDFSEREMLGEGGFGAVYRGFLKDSNTYVAVKRVSKSSKQGIKEYASEVKIISRLRHKNMVELKGWCHDKSELMLVYEYMENGSLDSHLIKDKSLLTWGTRYKIAQGLAYALLYLHEEWEQCVLHRDIKPSNVMLDANFNAKLGDFGLAKLVDHDKGSQTTMLAGTLGYMAPECIVTGKASKESDVFSFGVVALEIATGRKPVVYNAQEKQIRLLDRVWELYGNGRLLEAVDPRLGLEFMVQEIECLMIVGLWCVHPDSELRPSMRQAIQVLNFEASLPVLPSKMPVASYNLTSNM; encoded by the coding sequence ATGGCTTCATTAAGAACCCATTTGATCACTTATTTCCATTTTCTCTTAATCACTTGTGTAACCTCATTAACCTTCAATTTGACAAATATCGGACCGCATAATCAGAACCAAGAGATAGATATCGAAGGTGACGGAGCATACATATCCGACGGTGGAATCCAACTAACCCCAGATCGGATCGTACCGAATCGGAGCGAAAAAGCGGGTCGTGCAACATACTTCAAACATCTTCATCTTTGGGACAACAGATCTGATGAACTAGCAAGCTTTTCAACCAATTTTACATTTGTGATTGATTCAAACAAAAGTGCTTCTTATGGTGATGGCCTCACATTCTTCCTCGCTCAAAATAATTCGGTGTTAACAGGCGGCAGAGCGATGGGGCTTCCGGTCACAGCACCAACAACCGCCACGAGGGTCCGATTCGTTGCGGTTGAGTTTGATACTTCGTGGGACAGTTGGGACCCACGTGACTCTAACAACAGCGCCATAGGTGATCATGTGGGTATCAGCAAAAGCTCTCTTGAATCTATTAGGTCTAAGAAATGGTTAAGTAATGTAACTGGTGGTGGAGTGTGTCAAGCTTGGATTACATATGATTCTGTTTCGAAAAATTTAAGTGTTTCTTTCACTGGTTTTCAAAACAATACAGTTGTACGTCAAAATGGGCTTGTTTACACGGTTGATCTAAGAAATGAGTTGCCAGAATGGGTCATGATCGGGTTTTCAGCTGCGACTGGATCTCAGTTTCAAAGTAATACCATCAGATCTTGGACTTTTGATAGTTCTGATTTAAAGATTGATGAAAACAATGGGTTGACACCCGACCCGGGTCCTGATCCGGTGAATGGGAAAAATAGCAAGGCGGGATTGATAATTGGAATATCGGTTGCATTTACCTTTTTGGTTGTGCTTGTATCTGTTTTGTGGAGGAAGaacgtgaagaagaagaagaagaaaaacaggGAGGTTGAAAAAGATGAAAATGCATTTGAAGTTGAGATGAACAATGAATTTGAAATGGGAACCGGGCCGAAAAGATTCTCCTATCACGAATTAGCTGAATCGACTGGTGATTTTTCTGAGCGCGAGATGCTAGGTGAGGGTGGTTTCGGTGCTGTTTATAGAGgtttcttgaaagattcaaacACATATGTAGCGGTCAAAAGGGTGTCTAAAAGTTCCAAACAGGGGATCAAGGAGTACGCATCGGAAGTCAAAATCATTAGCCGATTGAGGCACAAAAACATGGTGGAACTCAAGGGTTGGTGCCATGATAAAAGCGAACTCATGCTAGTTTATGAGTATATGGAAAATGGAAGCTTAGATTCACATCTTATCAAGGATAAAAGCTTGTTGACTTGGGGGACAAGGTACAAAATTGCCCAAGGTTTGGCTTACGCTTTGTTGTATCTACATGAAGAATGGGAGCAATGTGTTCTACACAGAGATATTAAACCAAGTAATGTGATGTTGGATGCTAATTTCAACGCAAAGCTAGGTGATTTCGGGTTAGCTAAGTTGGTTGACCATGATAAAGGCTCGCAAACAACAATGTTAGCTGGAACTTTGGGTTACATGGCTCCTGAATGTATAGTAACCGGAAAAGCAAGCAAAGAATCAGATGTGTTTAGCTTCGGAGTTGTTGCATTGGAAATAGCTACCGGTCGAAAACCCGTAGTGTACAACGCTCAAGAAAAACAAATACGATTACTAGACCGTGTTTGGGAGCTATATGGAAATGGAAGACTTCTAGAAGCAGTTGATCCACGTTTGGGCTTAGAGTTTATGGTACAAGAGATTGAGTGTTTAATGATCGTTGGGTTATGGTGCGTGCACCCTGACTCAGAACTTCGCCCATCGATGAGACAAGCAATTCAAGTACTTAACTTTGAAGCTTCCCTACCAGTACTCCCCTCAAAGATGCCAGTAGCATCTTATAACTTAACGTCTAACATGTAA
- the LOC139887876 gene encoding L-type lectin-domain containing receptor kinase IX.1-like, with protein sequence MMILTCFLFFLIPYTNSITFNVTNINPNSKDMFSLQGEAYISNDGIQVTQQNKLSDSNRSTSGRATYIKPLHLWDNTSNELASFSTSFSFVIKADTNSRYHPDDGFTFFLAEKSMINDLGPMGFPLDTTSNNRTVPFVAVEFDTYCSDWDNTSKCDHVGISINSLASVMHQEWFNDVSSGRECQAWIEYDSGSKNLSVTFTGFQNNTVVHQGGLVYTVDLKNELPEWVIFGFSASSSVSDEKNNVKSWMFSSSILQIDESTGLHSNKIGLVVGLIVGSLVLLLVLAIVGWIMWRRKKINAKKAEDARSFGEMNNEIETGATWPRRFSYVEIARSTTGFAEKHKLGEGGFGGVYKGYLKDFSKYVAVKRFSKTSKQGIKQYASEVRIISQLRHKNLVQLTGWCHEQGELLLIYEFMENASLDLHLFRGRSVLTWATRYNIARGLASALLYLHEEWKQCVLHRDIKSSNVMLDSSFNAKLGDFGLAKLVDHEKSSNTTMLAGTLGYMAPECAVTCKASKESDVYSFGIVALEIACGRKPIEYDTREGQVRLPEWVWEHYGNGTLLEAVDPRLGLEFEEEEIICLMIVGLWCVHPDSEFRPSMRQVIQVLNFQATLPTLPSKMPVASYSTPSISSVVEIRSSSNSTRTISSWDSYLDGR encoded by the coding sequence ATGATGATTTTAACATGCTTCCTTTTCTTCCTAATCCcatatacaaattcaattacattcaATGTAACAAATATTAATCCAAATTCCAAGGACATGTTCTCATTACAAGGTGAAGCTTATATCTCTAATGATGGAATCCAGGTGACCCAACAAAACAAACTTTCAGATTCGAACCGTTCAACCTCAGGCAGGGCAACATACATCAAACCGCTTCATCTTTGGGACAACACGTCTAACGAGCTAGCCAGTTTTTCTACCAGTTTCTCGTTCGTGATTAAAGCAGACACGAATAGCCGTTACCATCCAGATGACGGCTTCACTTTTTTCCTTGCTGAAAAATCGATGATAAATGACTTGGGACCTATGGGTTTTCCGTTAGATACCACGTCCAATAATCGTACGGTCCCATTTGTTGCAGTGGAGTTTGATACTTATTGCAGTGATTGGGATAATACTTCAAAATGTGATCATGTCGGTATAAGTATTAACTCGCTTGCGTCTGTTATGCATCAAGAATGGTTTAACGACGTGTCGTCTGGAAGAGAGTGTCAAGCTTGGATTGAGTATGATTCGGGTTCCAAAAATTTAAGTGTTACCTTTACTGGTTTTCAAAACAATACGGTCGTACATCAAGGTGGACTAGTTTACACCGTTGATCTTAAAAATGAGTTACCCGAATGGGTTATTTTCGGGTTTTCAGCTTCATCTAGTGTGTCTGATGAAAAAAACAATGTAAAATCTTGGATGTTTAGTAGTTCAATTTTACAAATTGATGAAAGTACAGGGTTACACTCAAACAAGATTGGGCTTGTGGTGGGATTAATAGTTGGATCATTGGTTTTGCTACTTGTTTTGGCTATAGTTGGTTGGATTATGTGGAGGAGgaagaaaattaatgcaaaaaaggCGGAGGACGCTAGATCTTTCGGGGAGATGAATAACGAAATTGAAACGGGGGCTACTTGGCCTAGACGGTTTTCGTACGTTGAAATAGCTCGGTCAACTACGGGGTTTGCAGAGAAACATAAGCTAGGAGAGGGAGGTTTTGGAGGTGTATATAAAGGTTATTTGAAAGATTTTAGCAAATACGTTGCAGTCAAAAGATTCTCAAAGACGTCGAAACAGGGGATTAAGCAGTATGCGTCGGAAGTTAGGATCATTAGCCAATTACGACATAAAAATCTAGTGCAACTTACGGGTTGGTGTCACGAGCAAGGAGAACTTttgctaatttatgagtttatggaaAATGCGAGCTTAGATTTACATCTCTTTAGGGGAAGAAGCGTGTTGACGTGGGCCACACGCTACAATATAGCGCGTGGCCTAGCGTCTGCATTGCTGTATTTACATGAAGAATGGAAGCAATGTGTTTTGCATAGAGATATTAAGTCGAGTAATGTGATGTTGGATTCGAGTTTCAATGCTAAGCTTGGCGATTTTGGGTTGGCTAAATTGGTTGACCACGAGAAAAGTTCTAATACGACGATGTTGGCTGGAACCTTGGGTTATATGGCTCCCGAATGTGCAGTGACATGCAAAGCAAGCAAAGAATCGGATGTGTATAGCTTTGGAATTGTTGCGTTAGAAATAGCTTGTGGAAGAAAGCCCATTGAATATGACACTCGAGAAGGGCAGGTTCGGTTACCGGAATGGGTTTGGGAACACTACGGCAATGGAACTCTGTTAGAAGCTGTTGATCCACGGCTAGGGTTAGAGTTCGAGGAAGAAGAAATCATTTGTTTGATGATTGTAGGGTTATGGTGTGTGCACCCTGATTCAGAATTTCGTCCATCGATGAGACAAGTAATTCAAGTGTTAAATTTTCAAGCTACCTTGCCTACACTCCCCTCGAAGATGCCGGTGGCATCTTACTCGACGCCTTCTATTTCTTCTGTTGTCGAAATCCGATCATCAAGTAATTCAACGCGAACGATATCGTCATGGGATTCTTACTTAGATGGTCGTTAA